In Luteolibacter arcticus, one genomic interval encodes:
- a CDS encoding LamG-like jellyroll fold domain-containing protein, translated as MKTSSFRTLAPALALSLAVIPGTSAAPAGQLHHWNFDEGPDWHDSAFQSVHAGTTAYDSQGVAHATLQNMVAANRVSGRQFTGLEFNGTNQYLSVTGGLATGLGGSATLSFFLRTSQTGTATAATAPGVTGVAGSGGAQWGWLDDAGRIGLSLDNTLVARSSVAVNDGKWHHVVISRDASTGLVQIYVDGTLSASATGPTGARSNTFASLGRIEGAGYFAGRLDQVTVFNRAITAGEVATQRSNHAPKSWDISSDGVNDRPFTTPSVLFRAFDPERDVLSVKSWTAPAHGAVAHNGDGSFTFTPVAGYVGSDSFEVTIEDGQGGFHRSKITLRIITEPVSDTNLPVIQFSNFAALQAGGADISHSGMRVPRAVDWNVDGRKDILIGAGGYVWRYLNTGTVAAPAFSAGVKVQANGADIYSGTTSNSPITLADMTGDGVADLVMADSTSKLRLYRNTAAAGASPVYAAATVIKRADGATDFVLPDKRFDLGDWNADGKSDLIVGTFGGDVRIYLNTNTAAAPRFETATVLFSESYNAYPRFCDLGLNGQTDLVRGINWGNVKFWPDVPAKGLSGTQYLSIKDSTGTVPAFPSLTDGVIPDFADFNGDGKTDIVIGGHASNKLYLAYGTRKSAAQSIAEIEAIYDANLANLGAALSANGDALLGQVNDANLNLINHLRSGSLGTREAFSTAFAAHINKYPFLNYQQLDTAIYHHVPSIVAQNWIMLAHALPDTSARRIGVADIMGLTGTARQIYLENGLAIGDNAKSNPAAYGTIRDFMRRYPREAFPDAILTIDQFYGDQPGGFVWTPNSAKNTFGQWALGNANEWDGDLTTAIESTLGTGSASGDYFTFVMGHEVVHSLDNYVTTRTNADLRRRWGQWMVHAAGPDVRAGADGWFSQSATQANFQTAGFYTPATQTWIQAWDAYWATGPGALFNDLSTMRIDIKFFLDAPQESLASQANHHFANGPGRIIGALDRFRRAEAQGIEPMKANMTEVVDFIDFISSGMNRVNLVETKNPAGTVVYYDHLAELERDDNGRITRIAVDGRSYQLTLSPTGIVTQVASTAYDPGLRAWWKFDEGTGTVADDSTGRPQDGAVTGATWTAGIAGNALAFNGVDNGVLMGTAPAITGTGDFTVSAWVKLAPGSSGGTIIQQREPGAAGYQGEYMLNVKADGKVEFFVYGTSAYQFNLTTTTAINDNLWHLVSGVRSGSGGTVFIDGISAATGSGPVQLLNSLAVSVGYDYRDNNKRFNGLIDDVRIYERALSAAELDALHDSLNRAPVFDPVAVAAFQAAEGEAIAGEAYDATFSGTAFDPDGDSLTFTKQAGPAWLTVGANGVLSGTPAAADEGSQSVTIRATDPAGASASAVFDLTVIVRRSLAVNFSNSSAASTGVQATENTNALNTAVAVAGPVVWNNQPINDSGNGALSNGRGTGTYSGVTVNSFSSAPAQIGSESLSGSDASQRVFRYFLNDGEGGSSYFNGDSVGASIHLTGLAQFLTANRATTYTLTLLFNADSTSTTAPFRTATVRSGVPAAPSVNAIGNLSFLGTIAPTLLGDGKQPLPAVGNSTTGKRGWGRLTGLSAGNITIAVPIRSGSARGSISGFILTPTSGPLPLIQDGYLQWADTRFGSASEDPETAGESADPNGDGVPNLLAYAMGIDPLAPPAPGATAAQRGRIELAKGSGTFHFDYQRDTTTTGVGLVIEDSTDLGDTSEWAPADVVEEVLSDEAGIQTLRATFTPPPGDARRFFRLRVSR; from the coding sequence GTGAAAACGTCTTCCTTCCGCACTCTGGCTCCGGCGCTCGCCTTGTCGCTCGCCGTGATCCCGGGCACATCCGCCGCCCCGGCGGGTCAGCTCCATCATTGGAACTTCGACGAGGGTCCCGACTGGCACGACAGCGCCTTCCAGTCCGTTCACGCGGGCACCACGGCCTACGACAGCCAGGGCGTCGCGCACGCCACCTTGCAAAACATGGTCGCGGCCAACCGGGTATCCGGCCGCCAGTTCACCGGGCTCGAGTTCAACGGGACCAACCAGTATCTGTCCGTCACGGGTGGGCTTGCCACCGGTCTTGGAGGGTCCGCCACGCTTTCTTTCTTCCTTCGCACCAGCCAGACCGGAACCGCCACCGCAGCCACGGCACCCGGGGTCACCGGCGTGGCGGGCTCAGGCGGGGCGCAGTGGGGTTGGCTCGATGATGCCGGCCGCATCGGCTTGTCGCTCGACAACACCCTCGTGGCCCGCTCGTCCGTGGCGGTCAACGATGGCAAGTGGCACCACGTCGTCATCTCGCGCGATGCCTCCACCGGCCTCGTCCAGATCTACGTGGATGGCACCCTATCCGCCTCCGCCACCGGCCCGACCGGCGCTCGCTCCAATACCTTCGCCAGTCTCGGCCGGATCGAGGGTGCGGGCTATTTCGCCGGTCGTCTCGACCAGGTCACCGTCTTCAACCGCGCCATCACCGCCGGCGAGGTGGCGACCCAGCGGAGCAACCATGCCCCGAAGTCCTGGGACATCAGTTCGGACGGCGTCAACGACCGCCCCTTCACCACGCCGAGCGTCCTGTTCCGCGCGTTCGATCCGGAGCGCGACGTTCTTTCCGTCAAAAGCTGGACCGCTCCGGCGCACGGCGCGGTCGCCCACAATGGTGACGGATCTTTCACTTTCACTCCCGTCGCGGGCTACGTTGGAAGCGACTCCTTCGAGGTCACCATCGAGGACGGCCAAGGCGGTTTTCACCGTTCCAAGATCACCTTGAGAATCATCACCGAACCGGTGAGCGACACCAATCTCCCGGTCATCCAGTTCAGCAATTTCGCGGCACTCCAGGCCGGCGGCGCGGACATTTCCCACAGCGGCATGCGCGTCCCCCGCGCGGTGGATTGGAATGTCGATGGTAGGAAGGACATCCTGATCGGCGCGGGGGGCTACGTCTGGCGCTACCTCAACACCGGCACCGTCGCAGCACCCGCCTTTTCCGCGGGGGTCAAGGTTCAGGCGAACGGCGCGGATATCTACTCCGGAACCACGTCCAACAGCCCGATCACGCTGGCCGACATGACCGGCGACGGCGTTGCCGATCTCGTCATGGCGGACTCCACCTCCAAGCTCCGCCTTTACCGCAACACCGCCGCTGCCGGGGCCAGCCCGGTCTATGCCGCAGCCACGGTCATCAAGAGGGCGGACGGAGCCACCGACTTTGTCCTCCCTGACAAGCGCTTCGACCTCGGCGATTGGAACGCCGACGGCAAGTCCGACCTCATCGTCGGTACCTTCGGTGGCGACGTGAGGATTTATTTAAACACGAACACCGCCGCCGCCCCGCGGTTCGAGACCGCCACCGTCCTCTTCAGCGAGTCCTACAATGCCTACCCGCGCTTCTGCGACCTCGGCCTCAACGGCCAGACCGACCTCGTCCGCGGCATCAACTGGGGTAATGTGAAATTCTGGCCCGATGTCCCGGCGAAGGGCCTTTCCGGCACCCAGTATCTCTCGATCAAGGACTCCACCGGAACGGTACCCGCGTTCCCAAGTCTCACTGATGGCGTCATCCCCGACTTCGCGGATTTCAACGGCGACGGCAAGACCGACATCGTCATTGGCGGCCATGCTTCCAACAAGCTCTACCTCGCCTACGGGACCCGCAAAAGCGCCGCGCAAAGCATCGCGGAGATCGAAGCCATCTACGACGCAAACCTTGCCAATCTCGGCGCGGCCCTGAGTGCCAACGGCGACGCCCTGCTCGGCCAGGTGAACGACGCCAACCTCAATCTGATCAATCACCTGAGGAGCGGTAGCCTCGGCACCCGCGAGGCCTTTTCCACCGCTTTCGCTGCCCACATCAACAAGTATCCTTTCCTCAATTATCAGCAACTCGACACCGCGATCTACCACCACGTTCCGAGCATCGTCGCGCAAAATTGGATTATGCTCGCCCATGCCCTCCCCGACACATCCGCCCGCCGCATAGGCGTGGCGGACATCATGGGCCTCACCGGCACCGCCCGCCAGATCTACCTCGAGAACGGCCTGGCGATCGGCGACAACGCGAAGTCCAACCCCGCTGCCTATGGCACCATCCGGGACTTCATGCGCCGCTACCCTCGCGAGGCGTTCCCCGACGCCATCCTCACGATCGACCAATTCTACGGTGACCAGCCGGGCGGCTTTGTCTGGACGCCGAACAGCGCCAAAAACACCTTCGGCCAATGGGCTCTTGGAAACGCCAACGAATGGGACGGCGACCTCACCACGGCCATTGAGAGCACGCTCGGAACCGGCTCCGCCAGTGGCGATTATTTCACCTTCGTGATGGGCCACGAGGTGGTCCACTCCCTTGACAACTACGTCACCACCCGTACCAACGCCGACCTCCGCCGCCGCTGGGGACAGTGGATGGTTCACGCCGCCGGGCCCGACGTCCGCGCCGGTGCCGATGGTTGGTTCAGTCAATCCGCCACCCAGGCGAACTTCCAGACCGCGGGATTCTACACACCCGCCACCCAGACGTGGATCCAAGCGTGGGACGCCTACTGGGCGACCGGACCTGGAGCCCTCTTCAACGATCTTTCCACCATGAGGATCGACATCAAGTTCTTCCTCGACGCGCCGCAAGAGTCCCTCGCCAGCCAGGCCAACCACCATTTCGCCAACGGCCCGGGCCGCATCATCGGCGCGCTTGACCGTTTCCGCCGCGCGGAAGCCCAGGGCATCGAACCGATGAAAGCCAACATGACCGAGGTCGTGGACTTCATCGACTTCATTTCCTCCGGCATGAACCGGGTGAACCTGGTGGAAACCAAGAACCCGGCAGGCACCGTCGTTTACTACGACCACCTCGCGGAGCTCGAGCGGGACGACAACGGCCGCATCACGCGCATCGCCGTGGATGGCCGGAGCTATCAACTCACGCTCTCGCCGACCGGCATCGTGACTCAGGTGGCTAGCACCGCCTACGATCCCGGCTTGCGTGCCTGGTGGAAGTTCGACGAAGGCACCGGCACCGTGGCCGACGACTCCACCGGCCGCCCGCAGGACGGCGCGGTCACCGGCGCGACCTGGACCGCCGGGATCGCGGGAAATGCCCTCGCTTTCAACGGCGTGGACAACGGTGTCCTGATGGGTACCGCGCCGGCGATCACCGGGACCGGCGATTTCACCGTCTCCGCATGGGTCAAGCTCGCTCCGGGCTCCAGCGGCGGCACCATCATCCAGCAGCGCGAGCCGGGAGCGGCCGGCTATCAGGGCGAATACATGCTGAACGTGAAAGCAGACGGGAAAGTCGAGTTCTTCGTTTACGGAACCTCGGCCTACCAGTTCAACCTCACCACCACCACCGCCATCAACGACAACCTGTGGCACCTCGTCTCCGGCGTCCGTTCAGGCTCCGGCGGCACGGTGTTCATCGATGGAATTTCCGCCGCCACGGGCTCCGGCCCCGTGCAGCTGCTGAACTCCCTAGCGGTGTCCGTCGGCTATGACTACCGCGACAACAACAAGCGCTTCAACGGACTGATCGACGATGTCCGCATCTATGAACGCGCCCTGAGTGCCGCCGAACTCGACGCCCTTCACGACAGTTTAAATCGCGCGCCGGTCTTCGATCCGGTGGCGGTGGCCGCTTTCCAGGCCGCCGAGGGCGAGGCGATCGCGGGCGAGGCCTACGACGCTACCTTTTCCGGCACCGCCTTTGATCCTGATGGCGACAGCCTGACCTTCACCAAGCAAGCCGGCCCCGCGTGGCTAACGGTCGGCGCGAACGGCGTCCTGTCGGGCACTCCGGCCGCCGCGGACGAGGGGAGCCAGTCCGTCACGATCCGCGCCACGGACCCTGCCGGCGCGTCGGCTTCCGCGGTCTTCGACCTCACGGTCATCGTCCGCCGCAGCCTCGCGGTGAACTTCTCGAACTCCTCAGCCGCCAGCACCGGGGTGCAGGCCACGGAGAATACCAACGCGCTGAACACCGCCGTCGCCGTCGCCGGACCCGTGGTTTGGAACAATCAGCCGATCAACGACTCGGGCAACGGCGCTCTTTCGAACGGCCGCGGCACCGGCACCTACTCCGGCGTCACGGTGAATTCCTTCTCCTCCGCTCCCGCGCAGATCGGCTCCGAAAGCCTTTCCGGCAGCGATGCCTCGCAGCGGGTGTTCCGCTATTTCCTGAACGACGGCGAAGGCGGTTCCAGCTACTTCAATGGCGACAGCGTGGGTGCCTCGATCCACCTCACCGGGCTCGCACAATTCCTCACCGCGAACCGGGCGACGACCTACACGCTGACGCTGCTTTTCAATGCCGACAGCACCAGCACCACCGCACCTTTCCGCACCGCGACCGTTCGTAGCGGGGTGCCAGCCGCGCCATCGGTGAATGCCATCGGCAACCTCAGCTTTCTCGGCACGATCGCCCCGACGCTGCTCGGCGATGGCAAGCAACCGCTGCCCGCCGTTGGTAACAGCACCACCGGCAAGCGCGGCTGGGGCCGGCTGACCGGACTCAGCGCCGGCAACATTACCATCGCCGTGCCGATCCGCTCCGGAAGCGCCCGCGGCTCCATCTCCGGCTTCATCCTCACGCCCACCAGCGGTCCGCTGCCGCTCATCCAGGACGGCTATCTCCAGTGGGCCGACACCCGCTTCGGCAGCGCGTCGGAAGATCCGGAGACCGCCGGTGAAAGCGCCGATCCGAACGGCGACGGCGTGCCGAACCTGCTCGCCTACGCCATGGGCATCGATCCGCTCGCGCCGCCCGCCCCCGGAGCCACCGCCGCGCAGCGCGGACGCATCGAACTCGCGAAAGGAAGCGGCACCTTCCACTTCGACTACCAGCGAGATACGACCACGACCGGCGTCGGTCTCGTCATCGAAGACAGTACCGACCTCGGCGACACCAGCGAGTGGGCACCGGCCGACGTGGTGGAAGAAGTCCTTTCCGACGAAGCCGGCATCCAAACCCTCCGTGCGACCTTCACACCGCCTCCGGGTGACGCCCGCCGGTTCTTCCGGCTGCGCGTCTCACGCTGA
- a CDS encoding prolyl oligopeptidase family serine peptidase produces MSDYSSSTRSPASYPHLASSALLALTGIFLGADHGFAEAPTAAQEAPATMPATPGLEVKIFPIREKNLSSLIYVPEGYETPGKKWPLIIFLHGAGQKGTDTEKLKRNGPISRVLQGKKFPFVILAPQCPENGYWSKPEQVGQLNEILDTTLKEYHIDETRVYLTGLSMGAHGVWNFAAAHPERFAAIAPIAGGAGTEGGKVGEAARRLVKMPIWVFHGDADDRVEFKQSQIIVDALKEAGAGDNLQFTIYPGVKHDSWTATYNNDGLYTWFLSHRKQPPSNPSGN; encoded by the coding sequence ATGTCAGACTACTCCTCATCCACCAGATCACCCGCATCTTATCCTCACCTCGCCTCTTCCGCTTTGCTCGCCCTCACCGGCATCTTCCTCGGCGCGGACCACGGCTTTGCCGAAGCTCCCACGGCCGCCCAAGAAGCGCCCGCAACCATGCCCGCGACGCCGGGGCTGGAGGTCAAGATCTTCCCCATCCGAGAGAAGAATCTGAGCAGTCTCATCTATGTTCCCGAGGGCTATGAAACCCCGGGGAAGAAATGGCCGCTGATCATTTTCTTGCACGGAGCGGGACAGAAGGGAACGGACACCGAGAAGCTCAAGCGCAACGGCCCCATCTCGCGGGTGCTTCAAGGGAAGAAGTTTCCCTTCGTGATTCTCGCCCCCCAATGTCCCGAGAATGGGTATTGGTCCAAACCCGAGCAAGTCGGCCAGCTCAATGAGATTCTCGATACCACCCTCAAGGAATACCACATCGACGAGACACGGGTTTATCTCACGGGGCTGAGCATGGGCGCCCATGGCGTCTGGAATTTCGCGGCCGCCCATCCTGAACGATTCGCTGCGATCGCGCCCATCGCCGGTGGCGCTGGTACGGAAGGCGGCAAGGTCGGAGAAGCGGCACGCCGGCTGGTCAAAATGCCCATCTGGGTCTTTCATGGCGACGCGGATGACCGGGTCGAGTTCAAACAATCCCAAATCATCGTGGATGCCCTCAAGGAAGCGGGCGCCGGCGACAACCTCCAGTTCACCATTTATCCCGGCGTGAAGCACGATTCATGGACGGCCACTTACAATAACGACGGGCTCTACACTTGGTTTTTGTCGCATCGGAAACAGCCCCCCTCGAATCCTTCCGGCAACTAA
- a CDS encoding LamG-like jellyroll fold domain-containing protein yields MRSKLFLLVIALVCPAGLRAQAEPLDNFSQILSDGVANIIVDFTRVSMRSDNFGVMLQDSAGKFTAFQPGAHRTYFGTCISHPGASALALRKANGTLIWRIIFEDGSNWTSTGSGVVVRKVPTWTPRWPSNALSINGGAGADVRAIEIAIDLSYREFAATNSNAADAIDMAEFSVLSTNAIFLRDCAILHRIGKIVIRTSTVTDPYEAMTANTSNMLLAEASRQWNGPGAVLRSVVGATYQQACVVTPAVQGGLTTIGPFNGNQSTTANGAEANGDFFNVWRHESGHAWGATHEEGGPDQPEGPTIMSGNSMARFSSPDIAAFIAFGNAQLSGITRMGPYPLSLPPRANADRVRLSGQGEPVLVDVIANDSDSNGQPLKLTSPDEQGRFSQLGGSVTLSVGTGPGGRDQILYTPPPFTTTGTDSFFYQIQDPDKRTATGYVVLKPYYDNELVGQWSFDENSGDVTADSSSGQLNGDIQTSKWLENGRFGPGLSFDGESTSAILTPPPDFVSNTITFAGWIRRKGLQVESAGIAVEYVGLTFGANNSLRGIWHADNQRYSLNSTLVPPDDTWTFVALTVSPTKATLYMKPQGGILQKASSPTRDFLPRAFERKIVFGGDYGRNTWRFRGDLDHFLLYKRTLTEPEVGALALGNGPARVLSPSANEEIKAGAAFNLTWAGTGPSTYRVYLGGDFATVRDALPGSPSDLGTFLATSLTNPGLHSGSWFWRVDSTDPQGIVFKGATIPFIATEDPLGMVGWWKMNATSGDLADDSTGRGGHGSVTGGTWTPGRRAGALSFDGSGGVSCGTRASISGPGAFSVGAWVRIPTSHANQAVIVQQRSPNLFNGQYALRVDGDGKPSFWVYGDNAEQFNFKAVSSIKDNQWHHVMAVREGNMGHIYIDGTLSNSASGIARSLNPAIAVFMGYDARDRNRYLTGAIDDVRIFNRALGADEINTLINRAPAFSPASLTFSATEDMGFSGQLSANDLDIRSGEVLNFVKISGPPWLTISPNGLLVGTPVNSNVGPNHFIVRVTDTAGQFAEATLTLTVLNVNDAPVFDAAAARAFQASNGKVVAGESYSAVFSATASDADGDNLTYLKQSGPEWLKVGDSGTLSGTPAITDEGTTAVTILAKDFSGEWAETTFDITVIVRRGLAVGFSNSTEANTAVLATENTNALKAAIAVNGLIVWNNQSIDDAGNGTLANGHGTGTYFGVTVNSFSSVPYQRGSSSLSVSDASQRVFRYYLDDGDSGGYFDGDSIGASIHLTGLGQLLSANRATNYTLTLLFNADSTSGTPFHPATVRDGVPSTPSFTAIRSLPLLGTINPTLLGDGKQPLPSVGTDIGGQRGWGRFTGLTANNLTISLPARSGNTRGSIAGFIITPNTDILPQANAGEQDGYAQWLNSHFGAAEGNPQTAGETADPNADGVQNLLAYAMGIDPLAPAAAGATAAQRGHLELSKGSGTFHFDYQRDLTASGVSLIIEGCADLGNPVAWEPANVVEEIVSEEAGIRTIRATYTPPSGDHRRFFRLRASR; encoded by the coding sequence ATGAGGTCCAAACTCTTCCTGCTTGTCATTGCACTGGTCTGCCCAGCCGGTCTCCGCGCTCAGGCCGAGCCGTTGGATAACTTCAGCCAAATCTTGTCCGACGGGGTCGCCAACATCATCGTAGATTTCACCCGGGTGAGCATGCGTAGCGACAACTTCGGAGTTATGCTCCAAGATTCCGCAGGAAAATTCACGGCTTTTCAACCCGGTGCCCACCGCACTTACTTCGGAACCTGCATCAGCCATCCAGGAGCCTCTGCCCTCGCCTTAAGAAAGGCAAATGGCACCCTGATATGGCGCATCATTTTCGAAGACGGCTCGAACTGGACCTCCACGGGAAGTGGTGTTGTTGTCCGCAAGGTGCCAACCTGGACTCCCAGATGGCCCAGCAATGCCCTGTCGATCAACGGAGGGGCGGGAGCTGATGTTCGCGCCATTGAAATCGCCATCGATCTATCCTACAGGGAATTTGCCGCCACTAACTCGAATGCCGCAGACGCCATCGACATGGCCGAATTCTCGGTCCTGAGCACGAATGCGATCTTCCTGAGAGATTGCGCCATCCTGCATCGGATTGGCAAGATAGTCATCCGTACCAGCACCGTCACCGACCCCTACGAGGCCATGACGGCAAATACCTCCAACATGCTGCTTGCTGAAGCCAGTCGCCAGTGGAACGGGCCAGGCGCGGTCCTTCGTTCCGTAGTGGGAGCGACCTATCAGCAGGCGTGCGTTGTCACCCCTGCCGTTCAGGGAGGATTGACGACGATAGGCCCGTTCAATGGCAACCAGAGTACAACCGCCAATGGCGCTGAAGCCAACGGTGATTTTTTCAATGTCTGGAGACATGAGTCGGGGCATGCCTGGGGCGCGACTCACGAGGAAGGAGGGCCGGATCAACCGGAAGGTCCAACCATCATGTCCGGCAACAGCATGGCACGTTTCTCAAGCCCGGACATCGCAGCTTTCATTGCCTTTGGAAACGCACAACTCTCCGGTATCACCCGGATGGGGCCCTACCCGCTTTCCCTGCCACCGCGCGCCAATGCCGACCGGGTGCGCCTTTCCGGTCAGGGCGAGCCGGTCTTGGTGGATGTGATCGCCAACGATTCCGACTCGAATGGTCAGCCGCTGAAGCTCACCTCTCCAGACGAACAAGGACGATTCTCACAGCTCGGCGGTTCCGTAACCCTTTCGGTGGGCACCGGCCCCGGCGGACGAGACCAAATCCTCTATACGCCACCGCCGTTCACAACCACCGGAACCGACTCGTTCTTCTATCAAATTCAGGATCCTGATAAGAGAACCGCCACGGGCTACGTGGTCCTCAAACCCTATTACGACAACGAACTGGTCGGCCAATGGAGCTTTGACGAGAATTCAGGTGACGTGACCGCCGACTCTTCCTCCGGGCAGCTCAACGGAGACATCCAGACCTCGAAGTGGCTCGAGAACGGCCGCTTTGGTCCGGGACTCTCCTTTGACGGAGAATCCACCAGCGCAATCCTCACACCTCCGCCTGACTTCGTCTCCAACACGATCACCTTCGCCGGCTGGATTCGTCGCAAAGGGCTACAGGTCGAAAGTGCTGGAATCGCAGTCGAATATGTCGGTTTGACTTTCGGTGCAAACAACAGCTTACGGGGGATATGGCATGCCGACAATCAGCGCTATAGTTTAAACTCCACCTTGGTCCCTCCAGATGACACCTGGACGTTTGTCGCGCTCACCGTCTCTCCCACAAAGGCAACGCTGTATATGAAGCCGCAGGGTGGCATCCTTCAAAAGGCATCTTCTCCTACACGAGATTTCCTGCCACGAGCGTTCGAACGCAAGATTGTCTTTGGCGGTGACTACGGCCGGAATACCTGGCGGTTCCGCGGCGACCTGGATCACTTTCTCCTGTATAAACGCACGCTCACCGAACCTGAAGTCGGTGCTCTCGCCCTTGGCAACGGCCCGGCGCGGGTTCTTTCTCCCTCTGCCAATGAAGAAATCAAGGCCGGAGCCGCATTCAACCTGACCTGGGCCGGCACCGGCCCAAGCACCTATCGGGTCTATCTGGGCGGGGATTTTGCGACCGTGCGCGATGCCCTGCCCGGCTCCCCTTCGGATCTTGGAACCTTCCTCGCAACCTCACTCACCAATCCGGGACTCCACTCAGGAAGCTGGTTCTGGCGCGTTGACTCCACCGATCCGCAGGGAATCGTTTTCAAAGGTGCAACCATACCCTTCATCGCCACTGAAGATCCGCTCGGGATGGTCGGTTGGTGGAAAATGAACGCCACCTCGGGTGACCTTGCGGACGACTCCACCGGTCGCGGCGGCCACGGCAGCGTGACCGGAGGTACCTGGACACCCGGACGCCGGGCGGGCGCCCTTTCATTCGATGGTTCGGGCGGGGTTTCTTGCGGCACCCGTGCCTCCATCAGTGGACCCGGTGCATTCTCCGTAGGTGCCTGGGTTCGTATCCCCACCAGTCATGCCAACCAGGCAGTCATCGTTCAGCAGCGGTCTCCGAATCTTTTCAATGGACAATACGCGCTCCGCGTGGATGGCGACGGGAAGCCATCTTTCTGGGTTTATGGGGACAATGCCGAGCAGTTCAATTTCAAGGCGGTTAGTTCCATCAAAGACAACCAGTGGCACCACGTGATGGCGGTCCGCGAGGGAAACATGGGCCACATTTACATCGATGGAACGCTCTCTAACAGTGCCAGCGGCATCGCCAGAAGCCTGAACCCCGCCATCGCGGTTTTCATGGGCTACGACGCGCGCGACCGAAACCGGTATCTCACCGGCGCGATTGACGACGTCCGGATTTTTAACCGCGCCCTCGGCGCGGACGAGATCAACACCCTCATCAACCGGGCACCCGCGTTCAGCCCGGCTTCGCTAACATTCAGCGCGACCGAGGACATGGGTTTCTCCGGCCAACTCTCCGCCAACGACCTCGATATCCGCTCAGGTGAAGTTCTAAACTTCGTCAAAATTTCTGGCCCCCCCTGGCTCACCATCTCGCCTAACGGATTGCTCGTCGGCACTCCGGTGAATTCCAACGTGGGACCGAACCACTTCATCGTGCGGGTGACCGACACGGCGGGGCAGTTCGCGGAAGCAACGCTCACCCTCACGGTGCTGAATGTGAATGACGCCCCGGTCTTCGACGCTGCGGCTGCCAGGGCCTTCCAAGCGTCGAATGGAAAGGTCGTCGCAGGAGAGTCCTACTCCGCCGTTTTCTCAGCCACCGCCTCCGATGCCGATGGAGACAACCTCACCTACCTCAAGCAATCGGGGCCCGAGTGGCTGAAAGTCGGCGATAGCGGTACCTTGTCCGGCACTCCAGCGATCACCGATGAAGGAACGACAGCCGTCACCATCCTCGCCAAGGATTTCAGTGGCGAGTGGGCAGAGACCACTTTTGACATCACCGTCATCGTCCGTCGCGGTCTCGCGGTGGGCTTCTCGAATTCCACCGAGGCCAACACCGCAGTGCTGGCCACGGAGAACACCAACGCTCTGAAAGCGGCCATCGCCGTCAATGGACTTATCGTCTGGAACAACCAATCGATTGACGACGCAGGCAACGGAACCTTGGCGAACGGACACGGCACCGGAACCTATTTCGGAGTTACGGTGAATTCGTTCTCTTCCGTCCCCTATCAGCGCGGCTCGTCATCTCTCTCGGTCAGCGATGCTTCCCAACGGGTGTTCCGCTACTACCTCGACGATGGCGACAGTGGTGGCTACTTCGACGGCGACTCGATCGGTGCATCCATCCACCTCACCGGACTCGGCCAGCTCCTCAGCGCAAACCGGGCCACGAACTACACGCTCACCCTACTCTTCAACGCCGACAGCACCTCCGGCACGCCTTTCCATCCGGCGACTGTCCGCGACGGCGTACCCTCCACGCCATCCTTCACAGCGATCCGCAGCCTGCCGCTTCTCGGAACTATTAACCCGACGCTTCTCGGCGATGGCAAGCAACCACTGCCGTCCGTAGGCACCGATATCGGCGGCCAGCGCGGCTGGGGCAGGTTCACCGGCCTCACGGCGAACAACCTCACCATCTCGCTGCCCGCTAGGTCCGGAAACACGCGGGGCTCAATTGCAGGATTCATCATCACCCCGAACACTGACATTCTTCCGCAGGCAAACGCCGGCGAGCAGGACGGCTATGCTCAATGGCTCAACAGTCACTTTGGTGCCGCCGAGGGAAATCCGCAGACAGCAGGTGAAACCGCAGATCCCAACGCAGACGGCGTGCAGAACCTGCTGGCCTACGCAATGGGTATCGACCCGCTCGCGCCAGCCGCAGCCGGGGCAACGGCGGCCCAGCGTGGTCACCTCGAACTGTCGAAAGGAAGCGGGACCTTCCATTTCGACTACCAGCGCGACCTGACCGCTTCCGGCGTCAGCCTCATCATCGAGGGATGCGCCGATCTCGGTAATCCCGTCGCATGGGAACCGGCCAATGTGGTGGAAGAAATCGTGTCGGAGGAAGCCGGCATCCGCACGATCCGTGCGACCTACACGCCGCCTTCGGGCGACCACCGCAGATTCTTCCGCTTGCGCGCCAGCCGCTGA